The window AAGTTCAAAGTTCTGATATTTATTTAATGTTCTTTGCtgtttttattttggattcttgaAATACTGAATGTTTCAGCAAAAgggtatttttctttttatgtgtttGTGACTTTATGTTGTGTGTAAGACTGAGATTACATAGATATGGTATTCAAAGATTCATTCTTTTTGTTGTAGGTTTGATTTTTTTACTTCACAAAAAGTGTCTTTTGAGTTCGGTGCAGTAAAGCTCCCGTTTACATCGATATGTTATTCAAAGattcattctttttgtttttggtcTGATTTTTTACTTCCTAAAAGGTGTCTAGATACGTCAGTACTAAAACTCTCGCTGCGTGTGCATCTGACTAGTTGATTGTGTTTTTGAATAATCCTTATTGCTTGAAAAACACTTTGTGATCTTTGTCCCAACCCCATAAGGCCAAAGTTTTGAACTTTTTCCAAGTTTTGTGTTTTCTtgatcttctttttttatttggggTTTTGTTTTTTTTGGGTGTTCTTGAAATGTGGAATATGATTTGAACTTgcaagattattcaattttttttattttacttgttgatttctctttgaaaatttttgaactGAAATGGAAGAAGATCAAGATTTGAAGTTTGTATGCAAGTTGTGTAACAAAAAGTACCCCTGTGGGAAGTCATTAGGGGGCCACATGAGATCTCATGTACTTAACAATTCAGATGAATTTGAGGAAAAGTTGGAGTCTTGGAGTGCTAGAGAGAATTCCCATCAATCAAAATTTGATCTTGGTGGGAATTCTGGCTATGGACTTAGAGAGAATCCCAAGAAAACATGGAGGGCTGTTGATTCAACTTCAGCTAATTTACTTCCTCAAGAAAAAGTTTGTCAACAATGTGGTAAAGTGTTTCAGTCATTGAAAGCTTTGTGTGGTCATATGGCTTGTCATTCAGAGAAGCTAGTGGTGGATAGTCATTCAGATACTGaaactgatgatgatgatgaggaggaggaggaggaggaggaggaggaggaggcaAAGCTGAGGAACCGATTATCATCGAAGACTAAGAGGTATAAGAGAATTGTAGTTAAGTCTTCTAATAATTACAGTTTAGTGAATAATAATAGTAGTGTTAATGTTAATTGTAATGGTTCATCATCGGTATCTGAGATCGATGAGAATGATCAAGAAGAAGTAGCCAAGTGTTTAATGATGTTGTCTAGGGATTCGGCGAATTGGAATGGTGTTAATTCAGTTGTTGAGTCTTCTGATAACAATTCTGTTGTTTTGGAGACTAAATCATCCTCTACTGACATGAGATTAGGTAGGAAGGATAGGCTAAAATGTGTTTATAATCAAGACGAGACACCGGGAACTAAGAAAAGGGAAGAAAGGAAGGTGAAACTTAGTGGTAATTTAGGTGGTGAAGCTGAATATGAGAGCTCTGATGATTCTGGATACTTTTTAGATGAAAATACTATAGTTGAATCGGACATATCAGTCGATGGATTCCATAGAAATGGGAACAGTAAATGGAGTACTACTCGAATGAGCAATGCTGTTTGGTGTGATGAGTCGCGGATTGATAAGGGAAAGGGCTTAAACAGAACCAAGAAATATCCAATAGAGTCGAGGAAGGATTTGAACGATGATTGTGGATTTGATGATTACCCGATAGCTGCATATATGGATAAATGTGAACCAAGAAAGCGAACTAAGGATAGTTCTTATCATCCAGAATTAGGTAATAAGTCCTTTAAGAAGATAAAACTCGGTCCCAAAAGTCCCGAAGGATGCAAAAATGTTGAAAAGAAGAAGTATGAGTGCTTGAACTGCAAGAAGAGTTTTAACTCTTTTCAGGCTCTTGGTGGACATAGACCGTGTCATAAGAAGGCCAATGCATATCTCGAATCTCTAAATGGAACTGGCGAAAGTAGCCTTGATGCTGATTGCGATGACAAGCATAGGGAAACGTCTAGCAGTAAAAAAACGGCTTCTGCTGCTAAAGATCTGTCTTACAGTCCTGAGAAAAAGATTAAGCTTAAGAAATCCAAAGGGCATGAATGCCCATTCTGTGACCGCGTTTTCAAGTCTGGTCAAGCTTTGGGTGGACACAAAAGGTCTCATTTTATTGTAGGTACTGAGCAGAACATGAATCGATCTTCAGCAGTCAAGAAAGAAGTTGATGATTTACTCGATCTCAACCTTCCTGCTCCTGTTGATGACGAGGATGATGATGAGCATGCACACCTTGTGTCTTGGTAGTTGGTGATAAACAAGGTTAAAAGACGTTTGAGCATTTGGCAGAGGCAATGCTAGAATGTAGAGACAATTTGGCAAGCATAgatacatcaattttttttttttgatatcaGAGAGGGTAGCAGTTTCATTCTTGCTGATCAGTTGAAAGAACCTCACATTTCTGTCTGATATTTGGCATATCTTTAGTATATGCTTCAAGTTTTGCTggttaaaaatattcatttaggTTTGAGACATTTCATCTGTTACTCACTGTCTTATTCTAAAGCCAAGTGATTTATTTGGTTTTGCCATTATTTGATGAAGCTTTATCTCTATTGTCTACTTCTTTAAGCTTAATATGTGTGACGCCCTTGATGAATTTGTCATTCTCAAAGTTCACTAGAGGTAGGCTGTCTACATAACACCCTGGGTTGCGGTCCTTTCTTGGACCCTGCTAACGCGGGATGCTTTGTGCACCGGACTGCTTTTTACACTGTCTTCACTTATAGCAGGCGCGAGTAGCAATGTTCAGCCACACTGACACAAGAGTTGTGATTGTTTATAGTTTGAAATGGAAGCAAGTAATAATAGTAGTAACTATTTCAAAAATGCACTAGTTGACTAGTGGCACATAGATTCAGAATTTAGACGTTGTAGGTTTTGAGTTGAGAGACcaagttctaaaatatatatatatctaactcttatttttttcttggcACTTTACTAGTCTTTTGGTGACTAGTTTTCTTGCAATCTAATAGTAGAAGTAACCAACAAGagtaaaatatgggaaaacacaAAGCTTATTGTGTCACCCCTCAAGATTGGAGAAAGGAATGATTAAATTTCAATAGGTATATAATGGATCATCAATCTTCAAATGTGTGAAACTAACTACTTTgacaaaaaaaacataacattTCTTTTTAAGGGGCGGCGGGGGTTTAAGGGGTGGATAGTGGTTGAGAAATATTTAAGGAGCAGAAAATTAGGAAATACAGTTAAACATACACTTTAAAAGCCAATTTTAACAACTTTGGTAAAATTAGTGCTTGTCCACGAATTTTTACTGGAATTTTAATACTAGATCAAAAGTAAACGAAGAACTTCAAATCTTAGCCTAAAAATAAGCcaatttttgagaaaatgcactttctagcaaataatgaaaaataaaaaaaaatatgcacaCAAACATTACTATGTAAGTAGTCAGAAATTTCGTGAAGGGTAATCAAACTTTAGATAAGTAAATAGTTCTTCTTTCAATGAATGGGGTATTGGGTGCAATGGAACATCAGTAAAATTAGATTAACTCGAacacaaaataaattcaaagacATGATAAAAAAGTTCTTGTGTTCAACTGCCTAGTGAGTTTCCCTTTtgtcaaataaattcaaaaactcgAAATTTAAGAGTAATACATTGGATTGTTTCGTTGCTggttagaaagagagtttttttttttctttttggttttccATCCGGTGTTCGGTGTCCGCATTGGAACCCCGACGAAtccggatcgcgcgttgcagggctcATTAAGGTGGCAGTACTCCCAACAGAGTTTATTCCATATCCAGGGTggcagggtcgaaccctcgacctctggttaaggatggagcagccccatccactgcaccacaacccatgttggtagaAAGAGAGTTTATTCATGTATTAGAACTAGCATAGCTAATATCATGTTTGAtagttttttttagttgttttgtatAAAATTCAGCACGCTATATATGTATGGTGTTTGATTATTGTTTTACAATCTCACATGAATGAAATAAGTGTAAGTTATGAACTAattgccaaaaaaagaaaaaatataaggcTATCAATTCACCAAACTAAGGTTCATCTCGTGTAGTCATTGTAGACTCGTACAAGGATATTGAGTAGACGACTGATGTATCAGACTCGACCCTATCTTTCGTAGCATGCATTTCTGTCCGTGTCGCAACGGATTCGATAAGCTATGTGTCCGCTGCACTAAGAACTGCCTTCGGTCCTCCTATTTTACTTACTTGTGGCAACCTTTCAACCGCCCAACGACTTATAAGGCTGGTCACTACTCCCACTGGGGCTAGGAAGTAAGCACCACAATCCAAAACGacgaaaaataaatagaatttgCTACAAAAGTCGGCTAACAGGGGTAGTCCTGCGTATGAAAGCATAGTAATGGAGAAGGTAATAGCCAAAATGGAATTTGTTTTGGCTAGAGCTCAACAAACAACGACATACACAATTTAGTTCCACAAAGAGGGGTCTGAGAGGGTAGATAGTTTGTTTTCGATAAACCCCGATCAAGACAAAAACAATCTATAAAAAGACATAATGAGAGTAAACGAGATAATAGATAGTAGCAGAAACGATTTGTAGTAGCAAAATAATACTATGTACTACATGAAACAATAGATAGTAACAAAAATCGAAGAGCAAAAAACTACAAAATAGTCCCGCGACTACTAATTAGGGCTACAGTAAATTCATACATAACTAATAACTATATAATTCTAACCGACAACCAAACGATTCCTTAGTTCCTTTGTTGCTATTTAAGGCAATGGACTGAACATTGGAGCCTGGAGAAATAGTGGTGTGGGCTGTATCTGTTCCATCAAGCATGTTCTTCTGCAAAATTAGTTGGGCCAATTGTACCAAAA of the Capsicum annuum cultivar UCD-10X-F1 chromosome 11, UCD10Xv1.1, whole genome shotgun sequence genome contains:
- the LOC107846898 gene encoding uncharacterized protein LOC107846898, giving the protein MEEDQDLKFVCKLCNKKYPCGKSLGGHMRSHVLNNSDEFEEKLESWSARENSHQSKFDLGGNSGYGLRENPKKTWRAVDSTSANLLPQEKVCQQCGKVFQSLKALCGHMACHSEKLVVDSHSDTETDDDDEEEEEEEEEEEAKLRNRLSSKTKRYKRIVVKSSNNYSLVNNNSSVNVNCNGSSSVSEIDENDQEEVAKCLMMLSRDSANWNGVNSVVESSDNNSVVLETKSSSTDMRLGRKDRLKCVYNQDETPGTKKREERKVKLSGNLGGEAEYESSDDSGYFLDENTIVESDISVDGFHRNGNSKWSTTRMSNAVWCDESRIDKGKGLNRTKKYPIESRKDLNDDCGFDDYPIAAYMDKCEPRKRTKDSSYHPELGNKSFKKIKLGPKSPEGCKNVEKKKYECLNCKKSFNSFQALGGHRPCHKKANAYLESLNGTGESSLDADCDDKHRETSSSKKTASAAKDLSYSPEKKIKLKKSKGHECPFCDRVFKSGQALGGHKRSHFIVGTEQNMNRSSAVKKEVDDLLDLNLPAPVDDEDDDEHAHLVSW